caaaatctcaatttaatccattttaaattccgtCTGTAACACACAAAAAATTTGGGGaaaagtgtgaatactttctgaaggcacttcagataacctctgctcctcctctccttccctccagacTCCCTGCAGCTCTCTGTCTCTGAAGAGGAGGTTACCCCTGAGCAGCAGCACTGTGAGCAGGAGTGGAGCCCCAGTCTGGGACAGGAGGACCCAGAGCCCACACTGATTATAGACGAAGAGGAGGAACTCAggaccagtcaggaggaagaACAGCTTCAAGGGCTGGAGCCTGATATAGAATTCATATTCACTCCTTCCTGTGTGAAAAGTGAATGTGATCAGGAGGACCCACTTTGGTCCTTGACTCTTCCCCAAACCCAGActgtggagaacagagagagtcACTCTAAACCAGTGGATCTCAAATCTTTTGGCACTGTGACCCACTTAAAGGGTCTCGACATTCCCTGTGACCTTCCATATAATCGTAACAATGCCTCCAGCCACAGCTCAGCCATAAGCAGCGACCCAGTAGGGCTTGACATCAGACCACCATTTGATCACAACGCACCAATGGGGGAACCCTGCATCTGCCCCTTTTGTGGCAAGACCTTCAAACAAAAGGGAAATCTGTCCATGCACATGAAgattcacacaggggagaaacctttctgctgtggtgactgtgggaaacGCTTCAATCGCAAGGAGCACTTGACCAGACATATACGCATTCACAGAGGAGAGAAACCATTCAGCTGTCATTTTTGCTGTAAAAGCTTCAATCAGAAAGGTGACCTAAGGAGACACAtactgactcacacaggagagaaaccatttagctgtggtgactgCGGTAAAGGCTTCATTCGCAAGGAACACCTAATTGCACATATACGGACTCACACAGGAGACG
Above is a genomic segment from Salvelinus fontinalis isolate EN_2023a chromosome 36, ASM2944872v1, whole genome shotgun sequence containing:
- the LOC129835589 gene encoding zinc finger protein 287-like — its product is MSKLQLLRLFLNERLTAAAVEIFGAVEKTVEEYQEENDRLRRLLRNRITPEIKLCRIDSLQLSVSEEEVTPEQQHCEQEWSPSLGQEDPEPTLIIDEEEELRTSQEEEQLQGLEPDIEFIFTPSCVKSECDQEDPLWSLTLPQTQTVENRESHSKPVDLKSFGTVTHLKGLDIPCDLPYNRNNASSHSSAISSDPVGLDIRPPFDHNAPMGEPCICPFCGKTFKQKGNLSMHMKIHTGEKPFCCGDCGKRFNRKEHLTRHIRIHRGEKPFSCHFCCKSFNQKGDLRRHILTHTGEKPFSCGDCGKGFIRKEHLIAHIRTHTGDVSVSSRA